One Pyrococcus furiosus DSM 3638 genomic window, CCAGGGCTTCACGTAAATTCTCTTAGTAGACTTAGCTTACCTATCCCTACTCTCTTTGTAATGGGTTTAGTTCATACTTTTCTGGACTCTATTCCTTCAGCTCTCTTTGGAGTTCCTGATGCCGATGATAGCGTTCCTTCTCTTTTACCTTCTCATAGATTAGTTCTTGAAGGAAAATTTGGAGAAGTTGTAAAGCTTTCTCTTTTTGCTAGCACATTGGCCCTTATTTTCTCAATTGCAACTCTTCCCGCGTATTTTTTAGTCGCCCCCAAGTACAGTTTTAAGATTGGGATTATTTTTGTAGTTTTCTTGTCTCTTTTTCTAATTCTTTCCCAGGGGAACAAACTAGGAGCCCTAGTTATATTTTTGCTGGCTGGATTTTTAGGATATGAGGTATTTTCTCTTCCGATTTCAGATCCCTTTTATCCTCTTTTTACTGGGTTATTTGCCCTTCCTTTGCTGGTTGACTCTTACTTGCATCCTCCAAAAAGTGTTAAGGTTTACGATGCCCCTCTTCGCATTCCTTCCTGGAGGTTAGTAAAGTTCTCTATTTTTGGCACTTTTTTCGGAGCTTTGGCATCTCTTTTACCCACTCTAACTGCCGGTCAAGCTTCACTCCTAGGCTCGAAGTTTACAAAAGATGATAGGGAGTTTTTGACAATAGTTTATTCAACTAACACGGCGGCATACTCTTTTTCTCTTGCAAACTTAGCACTTACTGGAAAGACGAGAAATGGAGTAATGGTAGCCATTGGAAATGTCTCGATTCAAGAATTGCCATTTCTCTACCTTTTAGGTCTTTCGGCATCTATGCTACTCTTAATTTTTGCTCCCAGGTTGGCGATAATTATTGGAAAAGTCGCCTTTAGGCAGTATAGGCCTACTATCCTGGGAATAATTGTTTTTCTGTTTCTTCTGGGATTTTTATACGATGGTATTTTGGGAGTTTTAGTAATGATTTCAGCTATGTTTCTTGGGTTTGTGGCTCCTCTTTGGAAGGTTAGGAGGGTAACTTACATGGGAGTTCTTATGTTTCCCATCCTTGTGGAAAGTGTTATTTAGCCTCTTGTCATTCCTATTAATGGTGAGAAGAAATGCCAGACGTTTATGAACCTATAATGGGAGCTTTTTCACTTGCAAGACGATTGTGGAAAATGATAGTTGAGAAAAAGGGCCTGCCAACTGGAGATGATGTGGCCTCTCTCCTAGAAAACTTGGGTTTTGAAAGAGTGTGTACGGGAAGTGGTCTTGCTGTATTTAGAAATAGGTTTGTGATTGCCCTTCTAATTCCCAGGGAGAACATGATTGTCGTTGACTTTCTCTCGTCTAGTGGAGAGCTGAGCGATGCCCTTGAACTCATAGCTTATTATGACAAGGAGATCGAATGTTATGTCGTCGAAATCCTTCCCTCAAATGAGTTAGAGTATGAGGAAAACTTAGGAATAGAGCCAGTTATAATTGATGGAAAGACCTTTGAGCTTAGAAGCTACCCAGTTCTTGGTGATTTTAAGCAGGGAAAAGACAAAGTTGTTCTCAAAATTGATAGAGAAGTTTATGAACTGTGGAAAGAGAGTGGAAAGCTAGACGTTTGTCCAGTGTGTGGGGGTCATCTTAGGTGGAAGCAAGGAAAAGCTTTGTGTACCGAGTGTGGAATAGAGGTGGTCGTTGATGAGGAACATTAAGGCGAAGCTTATACATTATTCAAAGCTTGCACATAGAAAAGGCTTAACTGGTTCATTTGGAGGAAACATGAGCATTAGAGTTGGGAACTACGTGTTCATAAAGGGGACTGGAAGCGTGATGGAAGAGCTTACCGAAAGTCAGATTGCTGTTGTAAAATTGGATGGGAAAGTGGTTTCTTCTGTAAGACCCTCCTCCGAATACCGCCTTCACTTGGGAGTTTATAGGAATAGGCCCGAAGTTAGGGCAGTAGTTCATCTTCATCCTCCTTACTCCATAGTCCTCTCTATTTTTGAGAGGGAGGCTCCTATGATAACCCCTGAGGCTGAGTTATATCTTAAGAAAGTCCCCGTGCTTCCATTTAGACCTGCAGGGAGTGTTGAATTGGCTCAACAAGTCTCTGAAGCTATGAAGGGTTATGATGCAGTTGTACTTGAAAGACATGGGGTTGTTACAGTTGGAAGAAGCCTTAGAGAGGCCTTTTATAAGGCTGAACTCGTTGAGGAAGTGGCTAGACTCTGGTACCAAAAGTTTATAGCCTCCAGAGAGAAAAACTAAAATAGGCGAGGGGGCTGGGGGCTGTCGGGCTCGTGCCCGAGGAAGTTCCGCCCACCGCACCGGGGCCGCGGTGCCGTAAGGCACCGGCCGAGAGGCCGGGCAACGGCACAGAAACGACACGTCCCTCGGGGGATGTGGATGAAAGCGGTGAAGGCTCCCGGTGACGGGAGCCGAGTTAACCCGCAGACAATCCCGAGGGGAGCGGTGAAACGGCCGTCCCGCGGGGTGCAAGGCCGAGTTAGGGCCGATGAGTTCCCGGTGTGAGGCCCGTGGTAGGCCGCTTAGTCGAATGCTCCCGTAGTACAGAAGGCGGGCTATAGCCCCCTCGCCTACCCTTTTTTGAGTGCATCTAGGGCTGTTGCTATTAAAATTAATCCTCCACCTATGATTGTGTAGATACTTGGAACTTCTCCAAATATGATAATCCCGTATATAACGGCACTTATTGGGTCTAAATAACTTAGCAATGCTGCCTCACTCACACTTACTTCTTTAAGCCCATCCATATAGAGGAATAACGCAAGAACTGTATGTACAGTTACTAAGACGCCAATTGACCACCACACGGGCTTTCCAACATCTACAACACTTATTATTGGAAGCATTAGGAATGAAGCAACTAAAAGTTGGAGAAAGGTCAGGATTTCTCCCTTTACTTTCTTCAAAAATCTTCCGAGGTTAGGAATCAAGGCATAGAAGAACGCTGCAATTAATGCAAACATGATTCCAATGAAGTCTCTGTTGTTAATACTTATCTCTTGGCCGCTAATTATAATTCCAAGTCCCAGGAATGCTAAAGATATTGCAAACATCCTTGACTTCTTTACTTTCTCCTTTAGAAACTTCCAGGAAAGTAGTGTGGCTATTATGGGGGAAGTATAGTAAACGAGAACAACGTTTGCTATTGTTGTATACTCCAATCCTGTAAAAAAGAATATCCAGTTAAGCGCAAGAGCACTCCCAATCCCTATATATGGGAGAGGATTTCTTGCTATACAATCCAAGGCTTCTCTTATTCTCCTTTTAGCCCCCAATATTATTAGCAGGAAGATAGAGCCTAGAGAAACTCTAGCAAAAGCAACGCCAAGGCCAGATAATCCTGAAAACCTTGCAAATACTCCTACACTTCCCCATATAAGCATTGCAATAACTATTTTTATCTTTCCTTTATTCATATTCCAAGGACTCTCTCCACAGTTTATAAGCTTCGCGCACTTCTTTTTTCCTGAACTTTGGCACTGCATGTCTAAATGGATTAAACTTCATGACCTCTCTCTCCTTGGTTCCAACATAAGTTGCTATAAG contains:
- a CDS encoding tripartite tricarboxylate transporter permease produces the protein MRELLQLIAGVGFGTLTGLTPGLHVNSLSRLSLPIPTLFVMGLVHTFLDSIPSALFGVPDADDSVPSLLPSHRLVLEGKFGEVVKLSLFASTLALIFSIATLPAYFLVAPKYSFKIGIIFVVFLSLFLILSQGNKLGALVIFLLAGFLGYEVFSLPISDPFYPLFTGLFALPLLVDSYLHPPKSVKVYDAPLRIPSWRLVKFSIFGTFFGALASLLPTLTAGQASLLGSKFTKDDREFLTIVYSTNTAAYSFSLANLALTGKTRNGVMVAIGNVSIQELPFLYLLGLSASMLLLIFAPRLAIIIGKVAFRQYRPTILGIIVFLFLLGFLYDGILGVLVMISAMFLGFVAPLWKVRRVTYMGVLMFPILVESVI
- a CDS encoding aldolase — its product is MRNIKAKLIHYSKLAHRKGLTGSFGGNMSIRVGNYVFIKGTGSVMEELTESQIAVVKLDGKVVSSVRPSSEYRLHLGVYRNRPEVRAVVHLHPPYSIVLSIFEREAPMITPEAELYLKKVPVLPFRPAGSVELAQQVSEAMKGYDAVVLERHGVVTVGRSLREAFYKAELVEEVARLWYQKFIASREKN
- a CDS encoding DMT family transporter gives rise to the protein MNKGKIKIVIAMLIWGSVGVFARFSGLSGLGVAFARVSLGSIFLLIILGAKRRIREALDCIARNPLPYIGIGSALALNWIFFFTGLEYTTIANVVLVYYTSPIIATLLSWKFLKEKVKKSRMFAISLAFLGLGIIISGQEISINNRDFIGIMFALIAAFFYALIPNLGRFLKKVKGEILTFLQLLVASFLMLPIISVVDVGKPVWWSIGVLVTVHTVLALFLYMDGLKEVSVSEAALLSYLDPISAVIYGIIIFGEVPSIYTIIGGGLILIATALDALKKG